Proteins encoded by one window of Streptomyces sp. LX-29:
- a CDS encoding M23 family metallopeptidase: MRITRVGLLAAAAALLLAPITPTPASASAPAPPAKAAADRPDFLLPFPCNSVIELKTYRGHNPDDKKIDMYRQGMREGSPVLASADGYVHENFSPGGLEIRHGGGWFTTYMHMTGVAKAGTWVKRGDVVGYMGDVGSEGRPHLHYEQLYNPASDQDADNQHIVNPVLQGRGPLVMDPDNPITMTSTNCGVSTGSSLFAQSPDRSGVFQWSGNGTAWNKVGGAAGTLYAGGAGLFATNPSSGDLYKMNGPNNWSKVGGPGKTFAVTGNSLFGLSPDGSAVFQWTGNGTTWNKVGGAAGALYGGGAGLFATNPSNGDLYKFNGPNNWSKVGGAGAQFAVTGNSLFGLSPDKSAVFQWTGNGTAWNKVGGAAGTLYGGGAGLFATNPSNGDLYKMNGPNNWSKVGGAGHQFAVAGDALYGLSPNSDAVFKWSGNGTTWHKVGGPASFIAGR, from the coding sequence ATGAGAATCACACGGGTCGGCCTCCTGGCAGCGGCGGCGGCGCTGCTGCTCGCACCGATCACGCCCACGCCCGCCTCGGCCTCCGCCCCGGCTCCACCAGCGAAGGCGGCGGCCGACCGGCCGGACTTCCTGCTTCCCTTCCCCTGTAACAGCGTGATCGAGCTGAAGACCTACCGGGGTCATAACCCAGACGACAAAAAGATCGACATGTACCGGCAGGGCATGCGGGAGGGAAGCCCCGTCCTGGCCTCAGCCGACGGCTACGTGCACGAGAACTTCTCGCCGGGCGGGCTGGAGATCAGGCACGGCGGCGGATGGTTCACCACGTACATGCACATGACCGGCGTCGCGAAGGCCGGCACGTGGGTCAAGCGCGGCGACGTGGTCGGCTACATGGGGGATGTCGGATCGGAAGGCAGGCCGCACCTGCACTACGAGCAGCTCTACAACCCCGCCAGCGACCAGGACGCCGACAACCAGCACATCGTCAACCCCGTCCTTCAGGGGCGGGGGCCGTTGGTTATGGACCCCGACAACCCGATCACCATGACCAGCACGAACTGTGGTGTGTCCACTGGCAGCAGCCTGTTCGCCCAGTCTCCAGACCGTTCCGGTGTGTTCCAGTGGTCCGGCAACGGCACCGCGTGGAACAAGGTCGGCGGGGCGGCGGGGACACTGTACGCGGGCGGAGCGGGCCTGTTCGCCACCAACCCCAGCAGCGGGGACCTGTACAAGATGAACGGGCCCAACAACTGGAGCAAGGTCGGCGGACCCGGCAAGACCTTCGCCGTCACCGGCAACAGCCTGTTCGGACTCTCACCCGACGGCAGCGCCGTCTTCCAGTGGACCGGCAACGGCACCACCTGGAACAAGGTCGGCGGGGCCGCCGGAGCCCTCTACGGCGGTGGAGCCGGCCTGTTCGCCACCAACCCCAGCAACGGGGACCTGTACAAGTTCAACGGGCCCAACAACTGGAGCAAAGTTGGTGGCGCTGGGGCACAGTTCGCCGTCACCGGTAACAGCCTGTTCGGACTCAGCCCCGACAAGAGCGCCGTCTTCCAGTGGACCGGTAACGGTACCGCGTGGAACAAGGTCGGCGGCGCTGCCGGAACCCTCTACGGCGGTGGAGCCGGCCTGTTCGCCACCAACCCCAGCAACGGGGACCTGTACAAGATGAACGGGCCCAACAACTGGAGCAAAGTCGGTGGCGCAGGCCACCAGTTCGCCGTCGCCGGAGACGCGCTGTACGGCTTGTCGCCCAACAGCGACGCGGTCTTCAAGTGGAGCGGCAACGGCACGACCTGGCACAAGGTCGGTGGTCCCGCCTCCTTCATCGCGGGCCGGTAG
- a CDS encoding AAA family ATPase, with protein sequence MSSLYELLNERLSEARVHRASVLKAPADSAGEAYEREIAAERLAKEIGRLEGAEKGLVFGRIDWTDGTALRIGRIGLHTEEDDLPLLVDWRANAARPFYEATPVHPMDLRRRRHLRLEERTVISVSDELLDGTAPTDEDVVGDGPLTEALSARRTGRMHAAVATLQAEQDEIVRSAHRGVTVVQGGPGTGKTVVALHRAAYVLYAFPRAAEEGVLVVGPNARFLDYISQVLPSLGENDVVLATCRELAGVSTDTVDSFDTARLKGGSDLADALAGLLRVHQAPAGGFTVRVGQTLVHLSGEEVATARDAAVAAVPGHNPARQVFKELLVDAVTDATRRDMGDLLEQIDADAERMTGMDLDRFTGAAQRRVEGAADSGPVHELDLDAIRADLLDDAGVDRAVEVLWPRLVPGDLVKALLTDAGALAEHLPRLTAQERSLLLRGPDDPWTDADVPLLDEAASLVDGPPERTYGHVVVDEAQELTAMQWRMIVRRCPARAMTLVGDFAQAGPVATARDWKEALSPHVGPRFTLHDLTVSYRTTQEILESVRDLLTRIAPDQKPTRSLRSGESPRTVTTPPDGLVTAVVQELRAQSTAHPGELLGVICADTRVSELTAQGIAHHARIVPASEGRGLEFDGVVVVNPEEIITARPGGERDLYVALTRATKRLCTITVQPA encoded by the coding sequence GTGTCCTCCTTGTATGAGTTGCTCAACGAGCGGCTTTCCGAGGCGCGAGTACACCGAGCGAGTGTGCTGAAGGCCCCGGCGGACAGCGCCGGTGAGGCATACGAGAGAGAAATCGCCGCCGAGCGTCTGGCCAAGGAAATCGGCCGGCTGGAGGGCGCCGAAAAGGGGCTGGTCTTCGGGCGCATCGACTGGACGGATGGCACGGCCCTGCGCATCGGGCGGATCGGACTGCATACGGAGGAGGATGACCTGCCTCTGCTCGTGGACTGGCGCGCGAACGCGGCGCGGCCCTTCTACGAGGCGACACCGGTCCACCCGATGGACCTGCGGCGGCGCCGGCACCTGCGCCTCGAGGAGCGCACGGTCATCTCGGTGAGCGACGAACTGCTGGACGGGACCGCCCCGACCGACGAGGACGTCGTGGGGGACGGCCCGTTGACCGAGGCTCTGTCGGCACGGCGTACGGGCAGGATGCACGCGGCCGTCGCGACGCTGCAGGCCGAGCAGGACGAGATCGTCCGCTCCGCCCACCGCGGGGTGACCGTGGTGCAGGGCGGGCCCGGCACCGGCAAGACGGTGGTCGCCCTGCACCGGGCGGCCTATGTCCTGTACGCGTTCCCGCGCGCCGCGGAGGAGGGTGTCCTGGTGGTGGGCCCGAACGCCCGGTTCCTCGACTACATCTCCCAGGTCCTTCCCTCGCTCGGAGAGAACGACGTCGTTCTGGCGACCTGCCGGGAACTGGCCGGAGTGTCCACGGACACGGTGGACTCGTTCGATACGGCGCGTCTCAAGGGCGGCTCCGACCTCGCCGACGCCTTGGCCGGACTGCTGCGCGTCCACCAGGCCCCCGCCGGTGGATTCACCGTGCGGGTCGGACAGACACTGGTTCACCTGTCCGGCGAGGAGGTCGCCACGGCACGCGACGCCGCCGTGGCGGCCGTACCGGGGCACAACCCCGCCCGTCAGGTGTTCAAAGAGCTCTTGGTCGACGCCGTCACCGACGCGACGCGACGAGACATGGGCGACCTCCTGGAGCAGATCGACGCCGATGCCGAAAGGATGACGGGCATGGACCTCGACCGGTTCACGGGAGCCGCCCAGCGTCGTGTCGAAGGTGCGGCCGACTCGGGTCCGGTCCACGAGCTGGACCTGGACGCCATCCGAGCCGATCTCCTCGACGACGCCGGCGTCGACCGAGCGGTCGAGGTGTTGTGGCCGCGGCTGGTACCCGGTGACCTCGTGAAGGCGCTCCTGACGGACGCCGGCGCTCTCGCCGAGCACCTGCCTCGCCTGACCGCGCAGGAGCGGTCCCTTCTGCTGCGCGGTCCGGACGACCCGTGGACCGATGCCGATGTGCCGTTGCTGGACGAGGCGGCGAGCCTGGTCGACGGCCCCCCTGAGCGGACGTACGGGCACGTCGTCGTCGACGAGGCGCAGGAACTGACCGCCATGCAGTGGCGGATGATCGTCCGCCGCTGCCCGGCGAGGGCGATGACGCTGGTGGGTGACTTCGCCCAGGCAGGCCCGGTCGCGACAGCACGCGACTGGAAGGAAGCACTGAGCCCCCACGTCGGACCGCGGTTCACACTGCACGACCTGACCGTCAGCTACCGCACCACGCAGGAGATCCTGGAGAGCGTCCGGGACCTGCTCACGCGGATCGCTCCGGACCAGAAGCCCACACGGTCACTGCGAAGCGGTGAGAGCCCTCGCACCGTGACCACACCTCCGGACGGATTGGTCACCGCCGTCGTTCAGGAACTCCGCGCCCAGAGCACCGCGCACCCGGGCGAGCTTCTGGGAGTGATCTGCGCGGACACCAGGGTGAGCGAGCTGACGGCCCAGGGCATCGCTCACCACGCACGCATCGTGCCGGCGTCCGAAGGACGCGGCCTGGAATTCGACGGGGTCGTCGTCGTGAACCCCGAGGAGATCATCACGGCCCGCCCCGGTGGGGAAAGAGACCTGTACGTAGCCCTGACCCGGGCCACCAAGCGCCTCTGCACCATCACCGTCCAGCCCGCCTGA
- a CDS encoding LysR family transcriptional regulator translates to MDTRLLRTFTTVARTRSFTATAAELHLAQSTVTAQVQALEKELGTRLFDRLPRGVAVTEAGSRLLGEAEGVLDAESRLRAAAAADGPPAGRVVVGAGETLCSARLPGVIAALRRLHPGLEVDLSPSGTAEALDGLRAGRLDVALLLEDDVDAPDIDVEHLTDEPLVLVCAPQHPFVRRTQPVTWEELAGEAFFLHEQGCSYSDRLADRLLTVPGARTRLTRFGSIEAARSCVAAGLGLTLLPRATVEDALRAGRLDVVPGPPIPEVPVQLARHRRRWASPGVRAVTDELKRHLAGR, encoded by the coding sequence GTGGACACCCGACTCCTGCGCACCTTCACCACTGTCGCCAGAACCCGGAGCTTCACCGCGACGGCCGCCGAGCTGCACCTCGCCCAGTCGACGGTCACCGCCCAGGTCCAGGCCCTGGAGAAGGAGCTGGGCACCCGGCTCTTCGACCGGCTGCCCCGGGGCGTTGCGGTCACCGAGGCCGGCAGTCGTCTGCTGGGCGAGGCGGAGGGCGTGCTGGACGCGGAGTCACGGCTGCGCGCGGCAGCCGCCGCCGACGGGCCGCCCGCCGGCCGGGTCGTCGTCGGAGCGGGCGAGACACTCTGCTCGGCCCGGCTGCCCGGTGTCATCGCCGCCCTGCGGCGTCTCCACCCCGGTCTCGAAGTCGACTTGTCGCCCTCGGGAACCGCCGAGGCTCTCGACGGCCTCCGCGCCGGCCGACTGGACGTCGCGCTGCTGCTGGAAGACGACGTCGACGCTCCCGACATCGACGTCGAACACCTCACGGACGAACCGTTGGTCCTCGTCTGCGCTCCCCAGCACCCTTTCGTGCGGCGGACACAGCCGGTCACCTGGGAGGAACTCGCGGGCGAGGCCTTCTTCCTCCACGAACAGGGCTGCTCCTACAGCGACCGGCTCGCCGACCGCCTACTGACGGTCCCGGGCGCCCGGACGCGGCTCACGCGCTTCGGCAGCATCGAGGCCGCTCGTTCATGCGTGGCGGCCGGACTCGGCCTCACGCTGCTGCCCCGCGCCACCGTCGAGGACGCGCTGCGCGCCGGCCGACTGGACGTCGTGCCGGGCCCGCCCATCCCCGAGGTCCCCGTCCAGCTGGCACGGCACCGCCGACGCTGGGCCTCACCCGGAGTACGGGCGGTGACCGACGAGCTCAAGCGGCACCTGGCGGGCCGGTGA
- a CDS encoding PhzF family phenazine biosynthesis isomerase: MTTDALTRDSAPEVLRYAAFTADPAGGNPAGVVLDATRLDEAAMLKVAARVGYSETAFVTEADAAARRFRLRFFSPLAEVAFCGHATVATAVALAERLGPGELTFDTEVGEIPVTTSIDGQGAVRATLTSAPTRSLPAGDAELDAALAALGWTRADLDPALPPHVAYGGNEHLVVAVASRARLADLSYDFDALADIMRSRGWTTVQLVHRENEQLFHARDPFPVGGVVEDPATGAAAAALGGYLRAIGQIHRPTTIRVRQGEDMGRPSDLVVDVDPADARVRVTGQAVPIPR, translated from the coding sequence ATGACCACTGATGCCCTCACCCGTGATTCCGCCCCCGAGGTTCTGCGCTACGCCGCCTTCACCGCCGACCCCGCGGGTGGGAACCCCGCGGGCGTCGTCCTCGACGCCACCCGACTCGACGAAGCCGCGATGCTCAAGGTCGCCGCCCGCGTGGGTTACTCCGAAACCGCCTTCGTCACCGAGGCCGACGCGGCGGCGCGGCGCTTTCGGCTACGGTTCTTCAGCCCCCTGGCCGAGGTCGCCTTCTGCGGTCACGCCACCGTCGCCACCGCGGTGGCCCTCGCCGAACGACTCGGTCCCGGCGAGCTGACGTTCGACACGGAGGTGGGCGAGATCCCGGTGACGACGTCCATCGACGGGCAGGGCGCGGTCCGGGCCACGCTCACCAGCGCGCCCACGCGCTCCCTCCCGGCCGGGGACGCCGAACTGGACGCGGCACTCGCCGCCCTGGGCTGGACCCGTGCGGACCTCGACCCGGCACTGCCACCGCACGTCGCCTACGGCGGCAACGAGCACCTCGTCGTGGCCGTGGCCTCCCGCGCGCGACTGGCCGATCTCTCCTACGACTTCGACGCCCTGGCCGACATCATGCGATCCCGGGGGTGGACCACCGTGCAACTGGTCCACCGGGAGAACGAGCAGCTCTTCCATGCCCGCGACCCCTTCCCCGTGGGGGGCGTCGTGGAGGATCCGGCCACCGGAGCGGCCGCCGCCGCGCTGGGCGGCTACCTGCGGGCGATCGGCCAGATCCACCGACCCACGACGATCCGGGTCCGCCAGGGCGAGGACATGGGTCGCCCCAGTGACCTCGTCGTCGACGTCGACCCCGCCGACGCCCGTGTACGGGTCACCGGCCAGGCGGTCCCCATACCCCGGTAG
- a CDS encoding IPT/TIG domain-containing protein, whose translation MSTTETASARPLPMRATTAAAYGPALLADPGPIPVGPSPVSIAFTPDGTRAYVANSGTTTVSVIDTATNTATGTVTVGAEPWGVAVRPDGTRAYVTNSTAGTVSVINTATNTVIATIPVGTSPRGVAVTPDGTRAYVANSGTTTVSVIDTATNTATGTVTVGAEPWGVAVRPDGTRAYVTNSTAGTVSVINTATNTVIATIPVGTSPRGVAVTPDGTRAYVANSGTTTISVIDTATNTATRITTATSPAFLTASPDGSLVYATMTAAGTVTVINPSTDTITATILGFSGPQGISPTPDGRHLYVVNNATSALRVLRRPAAISPNQGSLGGGTAVTIIGRGFTNTSSVLFGNHKATDVVVVNDTTITAVTPAGTGSATVRVTAAGGTAVIGRFYYRLLPAIDTISVPSGPMGGGGILTITGRRFIGVKQVWFKNVAVVPTVLSDTQMTVVVPPSALARAVPIHTANRGGISNSTSYTYLGGPVVTSISPTSGSRTGSRSINIHGTSLAQVTSVTFGGNPAITFKVVSDIKIQAITPPGTPGPAAVVVRTASGATATSPIPYTYT comes from the coding sequence ATGTCCACAACCGAAACCGCCTCGGCCCGCCCACTTCCGATGCGGGCTACGACCGCTGCGGCGTACGGTCCGGCACTCCTGGCGGATCCCGGCCCCATTCCCGTCGGCCCCAGCCCCGTCTCCATCGCCTTCACCCCCGACGGAACCCGGGCCTACGTGGCCAACTCCGGCACCACCACCGTCAGCGTCATCGACACCGCCACCAACACCGCCACCGGCACCGTCACCGTGGGCGCCGAACCCTGGGGCGTGGCGGTCCGCCCCGACGGGACCCGCGCCTACGTCACCAACTCCACCGCCGGGACCGTCAGCGTCATCAACACCGCCACCAACACCGTCATCGCCACCATCCCCGTCGGCACCAGCCCACGCGGAGTAGCCGTCACCCCCGACGGAACCCGGGCCTACGTGGCCAACTCCGGCACCACCACCGTCAGCGTCATCGACACCGCCACCAACACCGCCACCGGCACCGTCACCGTGGGCGCCGAACCCTGGGGCGTGGCGGTCCGCCCCGACGGGACCCGCGCCTACGTCACCAACTCCACCGCCGGGACCGTCAGCGTCATCAACACCGCCACCAACACCGTCATCGCCACCATCCCCGTCGGCACCAGCCCACGCGGAGTAGCCGTCACCCCCGACGGAACCCGGGCCTACGTGGCCAACTCCGGCACCACCACCATCAGCGTCATCGACACCGCCACCAACACCGCCACCCGCATCACCACCGCGACCAGCCCGGCGTTCCTGACCGCCTCCCCCGACGGGAGCCTCGTCTATGCCACGATGACCGCCGCGGGCACGGTCACGGTGATCAACCCGAGCACCGACACCATCACCGCCACCATCCTCGGATTCAGTGGGCCACAAGGGATCTCCCCCACCCCGGACGGCCGTCACCTGTACGTCGTCAACAACGCCACCAGCGCCCTTCGCGTCCTGAGGAGGCCGGCGGCCATCTCCCCCAACCAGGGCTCCCTTGGTGGCGGGACGGCGGTGACCATCATCGGCCGGGGCTTCACCAACACCAGCTCCGTGCTCTTCGGCAACCACAAGGCAACCGACGTCGTGGTCGTCAACGACACCACCATCACCGCCGTCACCCCAGCGGGCACGGGAAGCGCCACGGTCAGAGTGACCGCCGCCGGAGGAACAGCGGTCATCGGCCGCTTCTACTACCGGCTTCTGCCGGCTATCGACACCATCTCGGTGCCCTCCGGGCCGATGGGCGGAGGCGGCATCCTCACCATCACCGGCCGCAGGTTCATCGGCGTCAAGCAGGTGTGGTTCAAGAACGTCGCAGTCGTCCCCACCGTCCTGTCGGACACCCAGATGACCGTCGTCGTCCCGCCCTCGGCCCTGGCGCGCGCAGTCCCCATCCACACGGCCAACCGGGGCGGCATCTCCAACAGCACCTCCTACACCTACCTCGGCGGCCCGGTCGTCACCAGCATCAGCCCGACGTCGGGTTCACGGACCGGCTCTCGTTCCATCAACATCCACGGCACCTCGCTGGCCCAGGTCACCAGCGTGACCTTCGGGGGCAACCCCGCCATCACCTTCAAGGTCGTGTCCGACATCAAAATCCAGGCCATCACACCGCCGGGCACGCCCGGACCCGCGGCCGTCGTCGTCAGGACAGCCAGCGGCGCCACGGCCACCTCCCCCATCCCGTACACCTACACCTGA
- a CDS encoding PLP-dependent aminotransferase family protein: MDLSREPARLVELLPDEWAHRAALYRGLADALARLIDEGDLVPDARLPSERGLAAALSVSRSTVVAAYDELRAAGVLVSRRGSGTRVVRQAGRGRSRPDHRLLRGEADSVFARLSQGPGSVISLAYAADAGAPELVDALQEVMAQDLHHLLEGAGYHPRGLPALRERIATHLTGLGLPTAPEAVVVTTGAHQAIALAARMYLRAGSTVVVESPSWPGCFDLFSGLGARVVGVPLDEEGMRPDLLTATLDECRPDLLFVMPCYHNPTGRLMSAARRRRIVELAGRHGVVVIEDLAYSGRLGPAVELPPPMSAFAAPDDEVLTIGSLSKSVWGGLRVGWVRADAPIAARLARHKALADLGTPALDQAIAARLLPRLAELEHTRAQSAARRLRHLTGLLARSLPDWRWDPPDGGSALWIELPGVDARVFAQVALRHGVEVVPGRATDPSGRHDTYIRLPFTYPVDVLTEAVARLGRAWADLRRHGPSPGGSEPVV, translated from the coding sequence GTGGACCTTTCGCGGGAGCCGGCACGGCTGGTCGAGCTGCTGCCCGACGAGTGGGCGCACCGCGCAGCCCTGTACCGGGGTCTCGCGGACGCGCTGGCCCGTCTGATCGACGAGGGCGACCTGGTGCCCGACGCCCGGTTGCCGTCGGAGCGCGGGCTCGCGGCGGCGCTGTCGGTGAGCCGCTCGACCGTCGTCGCCGCCTACGACGAGCTGCGCGCAGCCGGGGTCCTCGTCAGCCGCCGGGGCAGTGGGACCCGGGTCGTGCGGCAGGCGGGCAGAGGCCGTTCCCGACCCGATCACCGACTCCTTCGGGGAGAAGCGGACTCCGTCTTCGCGCGGCTGTCCCAGGGTCCCGGAAGCGTCATCTCCCTGGCGTACGCCGCGGACGCGGGGGCACCCGAACTCGTCGACGCACTCCAGGAGGTGATGGCACAGGATCTCCACCACCTGCTGGAGGGCGCCGGCTACCACCCACGCGGACTCCCCGCGTTGCGTGAGCGGATCGCCACCCACCTCACGGGCCTGGGCCTGCCCACCGCGCCGGAGGCGGTGGTGGTGACCACCGGCGCGCACCAGGCGATCGCGCTGGCCGCCCGGATGTACCTGCGGGCAGGCAGCACGGTCGTGGTCGAGTCCCCCAGCTGGCCCGGCTGCTTCGACCTGTTCTCCGGGCTCGGCGCCCGCGTCGTCGGCGTACCGCTCGACGAGGAGGGGATGCGGCCGGACCTGCTCACCGCCACGCTCGACGAGTGCCGGCCGGATCTGCTGTTCGTCATGCCCTGCTACCACAACCCCACCGGCCGTCTGATGAGCGCGGCACGCCGCCGCCGGATCGTCGAACTGGCCGGGCGGCACGGTGTGGTCGTCATCGAGGATCTGGCCTATTCGGGGCGGCTCGGGCCAGCCGTCGAACTCCCGCCCCCGATGTCCGCGTTCGCCGCCCCGGACGACGAGGTGTTGACGATCGGCTCGTTGTCCAAATCGGTCTGGGGAGGACTTCGGGTGGGCTGGGTCCGCGCGGACGCGCCCATCGCCGCCCGGCTGGCTCGTCACAAGGCGCTGGCCGACCTCGGCACCCCCGCCCTGGACCAGGCGATCGCGGCCCGGCTGCTGCCTCGGCTGGCGGAACTGGAACACACCCGCGCGCAGTCCGCCGCCCGCCGGCTGCGTCATCTGACCGGGCTGCTCGCGAGGTCGCTCCCGGACTGGAGATGGGATCCGCCCGACGGCGGGTCGGCGCTGTGGATCGAGCTGCCGGGCGTCGACGCCCGCGTGTTCGCACAGGTCGCCCTGCGTCACGGGGTGGAGGTGGTGCCGGGGCGCGCCACCGACCCCAGCGGCCGCCACGACACCTACATCCGCCTGCCCTTCACCTATCCGGTCGACGTCCTGACCGAAGCCGTGGCCCGGCTCGGCCGCGCCTGGGCCGACCTGCGCCGCCACGGCCCCTCCCCGGGCGGTTCCGAACCCGTGGTGTGA
- a CDS encoding DUF885 family protein: MPLAAPARLRAVLDASVPAARHEAGRHEYDGSPQDLSEAGVGRALRNIDAGRLASTEPDPLDEGTLAAFERAVRVRFGELAMHRRDASLHIDNLDLSGYDHPYAPADVRARARRAHLDAWPDLVANAVATLDRVPAEQARAALPAVEGLRHLLHPAGEDPAPERPAARALERLRHHLRRAAEAESESPVLGEEGLTRMLMATEGTEVDLQRLAERADTERLRLRELLEESCRRIRADATVADTLNTLDEDHPTADGLLAATREAVRTVRAWAAGAGLVPGGVGECTVGLLPESQGHQVATMTAAAPEEPDRPGRFLVRRPPATWPAADRDRWLRTYSRFQLLNIAVHEVAPGHLTHGRILRRNPSVVRRSLQSYATSEGWAHYCEEMALEAGFGDGDPRYAAAVARDALLRLTRLRCVIGLHTGELTRTEAAARFRTDAFSPPGLAAQQALRCLLDPQAGDYARGKFAILDLRDEARRRWGSGFSPKRFHTALLGLGAPPLGLLPALLGEAGR; this comes from the coding sequence ATGCCTCTCGCCGCCCCGGCCCGTCTGCGTGCCGTCCTGGACGCGTCCGTACCGGCCGCCCGGCACGAAGCCGGACGACATGAGTACGACGGCTCTCCACAGGACCTCTCCGAGGCGGGCGTCGGACGCGCGCTGCGGAACATCGACGCCGGCCGCCTGGCGTCGACGGAGCCCGACCCGCTCGACGAGGGGACGCTCGCGGCGTTCGAACGGGCGGTGCGCGTCCGTTTCGGCGAGCTGGCGATGCACCGCCGCGACGCGTCTCTGCACATCGACAACCTGGACCTGAGCGGCTACGACCATCCGTACGCCCCCGCCGACGTGCGGGCCCGGGCCCGGCGGGCCCATCTGGACGCCTGGCCCGACCTGGTGGCCAACGCCGTGGCCACGCTCGACCGGGTGCCCGCGGAGCAGGCTCGCGCGGCCCTGCCCGCGGTCGAGGGCCTGCGCCACCTTCTGCATCCCGCCGGAGAGGACCCCGCACCGGAGCGGCCGGCCGCCCGGGCGCTCGAGCGGCTGCGGCACCATCTGCGGCGGGCGGCAGAGGCGGAGAGCGAGTCACCGGTCCTGGGAGAGGAGGGGCTGACCCGGATGCTGATGGCCACCGAAGGCACCGAGGTGGACCTCCAGCGGCTGGCCGAGCGCGCCGACACCGAACGTCTCCGCCTCCGGGAGCTGTTGGAGGAGAGCTGCCGCCGCATCCGCGCCGACGCCACCGTGGCCGACACGCTGAACACATTGGACGAGGACCACCCCACCGCCGACGGCCTGCTCGCCGCCACCCGCGAGGCGGTGCGAACGGTGCGGGCCTGGGCGGCCGGTGCCGGCCTGGTGCCGGGCGGGGTGGGCGAGTGCACGGTCGGCCTGCTCCCGGAGTCGCAGGGGCACCAGGTCGCCACCATGACGGCTGCGGCGCCCGAGGAGCCGGACCGGCCCGGCCGGTTCCTGGTCCGGCGCCCGCCCGCCACGTGGCCGGCCGCCGACCGCGACCGCTGGCTGCGCACCTACAGCCGCTTCCAGCTGCTGAACATCGCCGTTCACGAGGTCGCCCCCGGTCACCTGACGCACGGCCGTATCCTGCGGCGCAATCCCAGCGTGGTGCGCCGCAGCCTGCAGTCGTACGCGACGAGCGAGGGATGGGCGCACTATTGCGAGGAGATGGCGCTGGAAGCCGGATTCGGTGACGGCGATCCCCGGTACGCGGCGGCCGTCGCCCGCGACGCACTGCTCCGGCTCACACGTCTGAGATGCGTCATCGGGCTGCACACCGGGGAGCTCACCCGGACGGAGGCGGCCGCGCGCTTCCGGACCGACGCGTTCTCCCCACCCGGGCTCGCCGCCCAGCAGGCCCTTCGCTGCCTGCTCGATCCGCAGGCGGGCGACTACGCACGCGGGAAGTTCGCGATCCTCGACCTACGGGACGAGGCCCGCCGGCGCTGGGGATCCGGCTTCTCCCCGAAGCGCTTCCACACCGCTCTGCTCGGCCTCGGAGCACCGCCGCTCGGCCTGCTCCCGGCGCTGCTCGGGGAGGCGGGGCGTTGA
- a CDS encoding LysE family translocator, translated as MLTDPGHLLLFVAASVAIVGLPGPNILYICTRSMTQGTAAGLVSALGVETGTLVHALATAFGVAALVSAQPWALEALTLLGAGYLAHLGARSLAEARSTDRADGTAASTHRLPRVYGQGVLVNLLNPKVMLFFLAFLPQWVSDGATGAQARTEMLVLGTITFLLGLVMDLAYASAAGALGHRLPTRALTGRSAKYTVAAVYFGLAIATVLT; from the coding sequence GTGCTCACCGACCCCGGGCACCTGCTGCTCTTCGTCGCCGCATCCGTCGCGATCGTCGGACTGCCCGGACCGAACATCCTCTACATCTGCACCCGCAGCATGACCCAGGGAACCGCCGCCGGGCTGGTCTCCGCGCTCGGCGTGGAGACCGGCACGCTGGTGCACGCCCTGGCCACCGCCTTCGGGGTCGCGGCGCTGGTCTCCGCCCAACCATGGGCGCTGGAGGCCCTCACCCTCCTCGGTGCCGGCTACCTCGCCCACCTGGGCGCCCGGTCACTGGCCGAGGCACGCTCCACCGACCGCGCGGACGGCACAGCCGCCTCGACCCACCGGCTGCCGCGCGTCTACGGCCAGGGAGTCCTCGTCAACCTGCTCAACCCGAAGGTCATGCTGTTCTTCCTCGCCTTCCTCCCCCAGTGGGTGAGCGACGGGGCCACCGGCGCCCAAGCCCGAACGGAGATGCTCGTCCTGGGCACCATCACCTTCCTCCTCGGTCTGGTCATGGACCTGGCGTACGCGTCAGCCGCCGGTGCGCTGGGACATCGGCTGCCCACCCGGGCCCTCACCGGTCGCTCCGCCAAGTACACCGTGGCCGCCGTGTACTTCGGCCTCGCGATCGCCACCGTACTCACCTGA